In Doryrhamphus excisus isolate RoL2022-K1 chromosome 21, RoL_Dexc_1.0, whole genome shotgun sequence, a single genomic region encodes these proteins:
- the zic1 gene encoding zinc finger protein ZIC 1, giving the protein MLLDAGPQYPAIGVTTFGSARHHSTGEVTEREVALGINPFADGMGAFKINHGSHELGGGQTAFSSQAPGYAAAAALGHHHHHHHHPGHVGSYSTAAFNSTRDFLFRNRGFGDAAGAQHSLFASGGFAAGPHGHSEAAGHLLFPGLHEQAAGHASSNVVNGQMRLGFSGDVYGRAAAEQYGHVSSPRSDYASTQLHGYGPMNMNMAAHHGAGAFFRYMRQPIKQELICKWVEPEQLASPKKSCNKTFSTMHELVTHLTVEHVGGPEQTNHVCFWEDCSREGKPFKAKYKLVNHIRVHTGEKPFPCPFPGCGKVFARSENLKIHKRTHTGEKPFKCEFDGCDRRFANSSDRKKHMHVHTSDKPYLCKMCDKSYTHPSSLRKHMKVHESSNPASQPSPAASSGYESSTPPTIVSPSTENQSSSSISPAAPAVHHTAGHSTLSSNFNEWYV; this is encoded by the exons ATGCTCCTGGACGCAGGACCTCAGTATCCCGCCATAGGAGTCACCACTTTCGGCTCCGCTCGGCATCACTCAACAGGCGAGGTGACGGAGAGGGAGGTGGCGCTGGGCATCAACCCGTTCGCGGACGGCATGGGCGCCTTCAAAATCAACCACGGCTCCCACGAGCTGGGCGGCGGGCAGACGGCGTTCTCCTCGCAGGCGCCGGGCTACGCGGCGGCGGCCGCCCtgggccaccaccaccaccaccaccaccacccgggCCACGTCGGCTCCTACTCCACGGCGGCGTTCAACTCCACCCGGGACTTTCTGTTCAGGAACCGGGGCTTCGGGGACGCGGCCGGGGCGCAGCACAGCCTCTTCGCCTCCGGGGGCTTCGCCGCCGGGCCGCACGGACACTCGGAGGCGGCGGGCCACCTGCTCTTCCCGGGGCTCCACGAGCAGGCGGCGGGCCACGCGTCCTCCAACGTGGTCAACGGCCAGATGCGGCTGGGCTTCTCCGGGGACGTGTACGGCCGCGCCGCCGCCGAGCAGTACGGCCACGTTAGCAGCCCGCGCTCAGACTACGCCTCCACGCAGCTGCACGGCTACGGGcccatgaacatgaacatggcCGCCCACCACGGAGCCGGGGCCTTCTTCCGCTACATGCGGCAGCCCATCAAGCAGGAGCTTATCTGCAAGTGGGTCGAACCCGAGCAGCTGGCCAGCCCCAAAAAGTCCTGCAACAAGACCTTCAGCACCATGCACGAGCTGGTCACGCACCTGACCGTGGAGCACGTGGGGGGCCCGGAGCAGACCAACCACGTCTGCTTCTGGGAGGACTGCTCCCGGGAGGGCAAGCCCTTCAAGGCCAAGTACAAGCTGGTCAATCACATCCGCGTCCACACCGGGGAGAAGCCCTTCCCCTGCCCCTTCCCGGGATGCGGGAAAGTCTTTGCTCGCTCGGAGAACCTCAAGATCCACAAAAGGACGCACACGG GAGAGAAGCCCTTCAAGTGCGAGTTCGACGGCTGCGACAGAAGATTCGCAAACAGCAGCGACCGCAAGAAACACATGCACGTGCACACGTCCGATAAGCCCTATTTGTGCAAAATGTGCGACAAGTCCTACACGCACCCCAGCTCCTTGCGCAAACACATGAAG GTCCACGAATCCAGCAACCCCGCTTCCCAGCCGTCCCCCGCCGCCAGCTCGGGCTACGAGTCGTCCACCCCCCCAACCATCGTGTCCCCGTCCACAGAGAACCAGAGCAGCAGCTCCATATCGCCGGCGGCCCCCGCGGTGCACCACACGGCCGGCCACAGCACCCTGTCGTCCAATTTCAATGAATGGTACgtgtaa
- the zic4 gene encoding zinc finger protein ZIC 4, translating into MSVDAPGSPAMDPAFSKRNAALRLVDLAGAQHRHHHHHPAPQSVTGFPGFGSHPHSMAHSHPGEMTAEPRLGPSPFGPEHMGHSAALKISPAHHYPHHHHHHNHHMAGHSEVVSSQTGAFGPLQATYSMTHPAQALSAGRADFLVRSHQAMPVLAEQPLGSSASHHGVFVSTTGSGYPAHYDAGGHALFPGLHHDQASGAAPAAPALNGQIRLGLPGDVYVRSEHPLTQVAAAAAGRADPFTASPLHGYGGLNLNVNLHGAHHAHAHAHPHASGAFFRYMRQPIKQELICKWLEPHRSGKNLCSKTYGTMHELVTHVTVEHVGGPEQANHICFWEECPREGKPFKAKYKLVNHIRVHTGEKPFPCPFPGCGKVFARSENLKIHKRTHTGEKPFKCEFSGCDRRFANSSDRKKHSHVHTSDKPYTCKVRGCDKSYTHPSSLRKHMKVHCKSPPPSSGYESSTPSLVSPSSDVGREAAGASSEPPGGSSQPANLSEWYVCHSSGASGAQSGTSTPDPAEEPPYRNRELRDSF; encoded by the exons ATGAGCGTGGATGCGCCGGGAAGCCCCGCGATGGACCCTGCCTTCTCCAAACGGAACGCGGCGCTGAGATTAGTTGACTTGGCGGGGGCTCAGCACcgccaccatcatcaccacccTGCCCCTCAGAGCGTGACAGGCTTCCCGGGGTTCGGCAGCCATCCACACTCAATGGCTCACTCGCACCCTGGGGAGATGACTGCGGAACCCCGCCTGGGGCCGAGTCCATTCGGGCCAGAACACATGGGGCACTCGGCGGCCCTCAAAATCAGCCCAGCCCATCATtatccccaccaccaccaccaccacaatcaTCATATGGCAGGCCACAGCGAAGTGGTCTCCAGTCAAACGGGAGCTTTCGGCCCGCTTCAGGCGACCTACTCCATGACGCACCCGGCCCAGGCTCTGTCGGCAGGTAGGGCAGACTTCCTCGTCCGGAGCCACCAAGCCATGCCGGTTCTGGCCGAGCAGCCGCTCGGGTCCTCCGCCTCTCACCACGGCGTGTTTGTGTCGACAACAGGTAGCGGCTACCCGGCGCACTATGACGCCGGCGGCCACGCGCTCTTCCCCGGGCTGCACCACGACCAGGCGTCCGGCGCCGCCCCGGCCGCCCCCGCCCTCAACGGACAAATACGCTTGGGACTACCGGGGGACGTGTACGTGCGCTCCGAGCACCCCTTGACtcaggtggcggcggcggcggccggTCGCGCGGACCCCTTTACCGCCTCGCCGCTGCACGGCTACGGGGGACTCAACCTCAACGTCAACCTGCACGGCGCGCACCACGCTCACGCCCACGCGCACCCGCACGCCTCCGGAGCCTTCTTCCGCTACATGCGGCAGCCCATCAAGCAGGAGCTCATCTGCAAGTGGCTGGAGCCTCACAGGTCCGGCAAGAACCTCTGCTCCAAGACCTACGGCACCATGCACGAGCTGGTCACGCACGTCACCGTGGAGCACGTCGGGGGACCGGAACAGGCGAACCACATCTGCTTCTGGGAGGAATGCCCCCGGGAGGGCAAGCCCTTCAAGGCCAAGTACAAGCTGGTCAATCACATCCGAGTCCACACCGGGGAGAAGCCCTTCCCCTGCCCCTTCCCGGGATGCGGGAAAGTCTTTGCTCGCTCGGAGAACCTCAAGATCCACAAAAGGACGCACACGG GAGAGAAGCCGTTCAAGTGCGAGTTCTCAGGCTGCGATCGTCGCTTCGCCAACAGCAGCGACCGGAAGAAGCACTCCCACGTGCACACCAGCGACAAGCCGTACACGTGCAAGGTGCGCGGCTGCGACAAGTCCTACACGCACCCCAGCTCCCTGCGCAAGCACATGAAGGTGCACTGCAAGTCCCCCCCGCCCAGCTCCGGCTACGAGTCGTCCACGCCGTCCCTGGTGTCCCCGTCCTCGGACGTGGGCCGAGAGGCGGCCGGAGCCTCGTCGGAGCCGCCGGGGGGCTCCTCTCAGCCGGCCAACCTGAGCGAGTGGTACGTGTGTCACAGCTCGGGGGCCAGCGGGGCCCAGAGCGGGACCTCCACGCCGGACCCGGCCGAGGAGCCCCCCTACAGGAACCGGGAGCTCAGGGACTCCTTTTAG